A stretch of Myroides oncorhynchi DNA encodes these proteins:
- the mbhE gene encoding hydrogen gas-evolving membrane-bound hydrogenase subunit E — MLTLLFLTFVLAFVVLFLKKFVQSKFVALISLLPFSIFLYLLSFLRSVKDGVNSVLYTSEWVPSLGINLDFKIDGLSLLFGLLISGIGTLVYLYASSYLRGHPLLHRFICYLTIFMGAMLGVVTSDNLITLFVFWELTSISSFFLIGFNNEEEESRVSALWALAITGLGGFFLLTFGVILGTISGTYTISELLTQGDVLKENPYYLLIIILLFVAAFTKSAQFPFHFWLPGAMKAPTPVSAYLHSATMVKAGVYLLARFTPILGGTMEWSTILLVVGGVTMTFGAFHSVFRKDMKGILAYSTISALGLLVFLLGIGTELALYAVSVFVLAHALYKAAFFLITGIIDHALHTRDINELGGLRKYFPLLAVAGGVAALSCAGIPLTFGFIGKELIYESGLHYNDYNLSLVLVGALFFTNVFLTGSGFLIGIKPFYGKPVKEFCVSHKPDWRLLAPPIVLGFFTLLLGILPVIAYKEIILATFSAINGSMVEMPLAIWHGVNTSLLLSGCTIVLGTGVYFAFKCWKNSMSIVERFEVASPKHIFSIIIEFFRILAYRYTWIFHNGYLRSYLAVIIVFFIGLVGYKLFTDVPLAVNTIGLSEFRVYELVVFLITVAAVLFAINTSSRLTAIAATGVVGYCICLIFVFYGAPDLGMTQFAIDTLTTVLFLLVMFKLPAFLKLGNSKIQFRDAIIAISFGTLISIITLQALVSPADKDISRFYAENAYVLAKGKNVVNVILVDFRGFDTMIEGIVLSIAALGVFSMLKYKEDED, encoded by the coding sequence ATGCTAACATTACTTTTTCTCACTTTTGTTCTTGCTTTTGTAGTACTATTTCTAAAAAAGTTCGTACAAAGTAAATTTGTTGCATTAATATCCCTACTTCCATTTTCAATTTTTTTATATCTATTATCTTTTTTACGTTCTGTAAAAGATGGAGTGAATAGTGTGCTATATACATCTGAGTGGGTACCGTCGTTAGGTATCAATTTAGATTTTAAGATAGATGGATTATCACTGTTATTTGGATTATTGATTTCAGGAATTGGAACGCTGGTATATTTATATGCATCTTCTTATTTAAGAGGGCATCCTCTGTTACATCGATTTATTTGTTACCTCACTATCTTTATGGGGGCGATGCTAGGAGTTGTTACTTCTGATAACCTTATAACCTTATTTGTTTTTTGGGAACTTACCAGTATAAGTTCGTTCTTCTTGATTGGATTCAATAATGAAGAAGAAGAATCCAGAGTTAGTGCTCTATGGGCTTTAGCAATAACTGGATTAGGAGGTTTCTTTTTACTGACATTTGGTGTAATACTAGGGACTATATCAGGTACCTATACTATAAGTGAATTACTTACACAAGGTGACGTATTAAAAGAGAATCCATACTATTTACTAATAATTATTCTTTTATTTGTAGCAGCCTTTACAAAGTCAGCACAGTTTCCATTTCACTTTTGGTTACCAGGAGCGATGAAAGCACCTACACCTGTATCTGCCTATTTGCACTCAGCGACTATGGTAAAAGCAGGAGTCTATTTATTAGCTAGATTTACTCCAATCTTAGGAGGAACTATGGAATGGAGTACGATATTATTAGTCGTAGGCGGGGTGACGATGACTTTCGGAGCATTTCACAGCGTATTTAGAAAAGATATGAAAGGTATATTAGCCTACTCTACAATCTCAGCCTTAGGATTATTAGTATTCCTATTAGGAATAGGTACGGAATTAGCGTTATATGCTGTGTCTGTATTTGTATTGGCACACGCTTTATACAAAGCAGCTTTCTTCTTAATTACAGGAATTATAGATCACGCATTACATACTCGAGATATTAATGAGTTAGGTGGATTGCGTAAATACTTTCCTCTGCTAGCAGTAGCAGGTGGGGTAGCTGCATTATCGTGTGCAGGTATACCTTTAACTTTTGGATTTATTGGAAAAGAGTTAATCTACGAAAGTGGATTACATTATAATGACTATAATCTTTCTTTAGTATTAGTAGGAGCATTGTTCTTTACTAATGTTTTCTTGACAGGTTCAGGTTTTTTAATCGGTATTAAACCATTCTATGGCAAACCAGTTAAAGAGTTCTGTGTTTCGCATAAACCAGATTGGCGATTATTAGCACCACCTATTGTATTAGGATTCTTTACCCTGTTATTAGGGATATTACCTGTAATAGCTTACAAAGAGATTATTCTTGCAACGTTTAGCGCGATCAATGGTAGTATGGTAGAAATGCCGCTGGCTATATGGCATGGAGTAAATACAAGTTTGCTTTTAAGTGGATGTACTATTGTTTTAGGAACAGGAGTGTATTTTGCTTTTAAGTGTTGGAAAAACTCAATGAGTATTGTTGAGCGATTTGAAGTAGCATCACCTAAGCATATTTTTTCTATTATCATTGAGTTTTTTAGAATTTTAGCTTATCGATATACTTGGATTTTCCACAATGGATATTTGAGATCTTATCTTGCAGTGATTATAGTATTCTTTATAGGCTTAGTAGGATATAAGCTTTTTACAGATGTACCATTAGCTGTGAATACAATTGGACTATCTGAGTTTAGGGTATATGAGTTAGTTGTGTTTTTGATTACAGTAGCAGCGGTATTATTTGCAATCAATACATCCTCGCGACTAACTGCTATTGCAGCTACAGGAGTAGTGGGATATTGTATCTGTTTAATCTTTGTGTTCTATGGAGCACCTGATTTAGGGATGACACAGTTCGCCATAGATACATTGACAACAGTATTATTCCTACTTGTGATGTTTAAACTTCCAGCATTCTTAAAGCTTGGAAATAGCAAGATACAATTTAGAGATGCTATTATAGCAATCTCTTTTGGTACACTGATTTCGATTATTACATTACAAGCATTAGTATCACCTGCTGATAAGGATATAAGTCGCTTCTATGCAGAAAATGCTTATGTATTAGCGAAAGGTAAGAATGTTGTAAATGTCATATTAGTTGACTTCAGAGGATTTGATACGATGATAGAAGGTATTGTATTGTCTATTGCGGCTCTAGGAGTATTTAGTATGTTAAAATATAAGGAAGATGAAGATTAA
- a CDS encoding 5-(carboxyamino)imidazole ribonucleotide synthase: MNYFSTDFRLGILGGGQLGKMLLSDTRKFDIATNVLDPSKDAPAQYGAHQFFQGDLMDFETVYRFGKTVDTLTIEIENVNLDALDKLEEEGLKVFPSPKTLRLIQNKGNQKDFYTTHNIPTAPYKRFSTIEELKVATVANELTMPFVWKCAQFGYDGNGVKVVRTITDLDTLPNVECIAEVMVPFKNELAVIVARSATGEIKTYPVVEMEFHPEANQVEYVICPARIDTAVADKARAIALQVSDKFNHVGLLAVEMFQTQEDDVLVNEVAPRPHNSGHYSIEASYTSQFEQHIRAILGLPLGNTDSKVAGIMVNLVGAEGYTGQVFYEGMKNILAIDGVTPHIYGKRETRPFRKMGHVTIVNSDMTKARQIAQTVKETIKVISK; the protein is encoded by the coding sequence ATGAATTACTTTTCTACTGATTTCCGTTTGGGAATATTAGGAGGAGGTCAATTAGGTAAGATGCTCCTATCTGACACTCGCAAATTTGACATCGCAACTAATGTATTAGATCCTAGCAAAGATGCACCAGCACAATATGGTGCGCACCAATTCTTTCAAGGGGATTTAATGGATTTTGAGACTGTTTATCGCTTTGGAAAAACAGTTGACACCTTGACTATCGAGATAGAGAATGTCAATTTAGACGCACTTGATAAGTTAGAGGAGGAAGGGCTAAAAGTATTCCCTTCTCCAAAAACGCTTCGTCTTATCCAAAACAAAGGAAATCAAAAAGACTTTTATACTACTCATAACATCCCAACTGCTCCTTATAAGAGATTCTCTACGATAGAAGAGCTTAAGGTTGCTACTGTAGCAAATGAGCTAACGATGCCATTCGTATGGAAATGTGCACAGTTTGGTTATGATGGTAATGGAGTAAAAGTAGTTCGCACGATTACTGACTTAGACACACTGCCTAATGTAGAGTGTATCGCAGAAGTAATGGTTCCTTTTAAAAACGAATTGGCTGTTATCGTAGCACGTTCTGCTACTGGAGAGATTAAGACTTATCCTGTGGTAGAAATGGAGTTTCACCCTGAGGCGAATCAAGTAGAGTATGTAATATGCCCTGCTCGTATAGATACTGCTGTAGCTGATAAGGCTAGAGCTATCGCACTTCAAGTGTCTGATAAATTTAACCACGTAGGTTTACTGGCTGTGGAGATGTTCCAAACACAAGAAGACGACGTCTTAGTTAATGAGGTCGCTCCACGTCCACATAACTCTGGACATTACTCTATCGAAGCTAGTTATACTTCACAATTCGAACAACACATCCGCGCTATCCTAGGATTGCCATTAGGGAATACAGATAGCAAAGTGGCAGGTATTATGGTGAACTTAGTAGGTGCCGAAGGATATACAGGTCAGGTATTCTACGAGGGGATGAAAAATATCTTAGCGATAGATGGGGTTACTCCTCATATCTATGGCAAGAGAGAAACTCGTCCGTTCCGCAAGATGGGACACGTAACTATCGTGAATAGTGATATGACTAAGGCTAGACAAATAGCACAAACTGTAAAAGAAACTATTAAAGTAATCAGCAAATAA
- a CDS encoding M3 family metallopeptidase — MSTLNNPFNTVHGTAPFTQIKTEDYIPAFQKAIQDTKNEIDAITSNSATPTFENTLEALAYSGMELDVLSNIFFNLNSAETNDEMQKIAQEVAPMLSALSNDISLNEKLFKRVKAVHEQKDSLSLNTEQETLLTKNYKSFVRNGALLSEDKKERLRAIDSELSTTALKFGENVLAETHKYQLHITAEQDLAGLPEGAIEEAKALADQEGKEGWVFTLDYPSYIPFMTYADNRELRKEMAIASGKKAFQDNEHNNEGNVLNIVNLRHERANLLGYATHAHFVLEERMAQSPDKVNAFLNELLAKAKPAADKEFVELTAFAKKLDNIDRLEKWDGSYYSEKLKQERFSLDDELLKPYFQLENVLDGAYQVANKLYGLVFTEVHNIEKYHADVRTFEVMNEQGEFISIFYTDFFPRKGKRNGAWMTSFKNQYIKDGINERPHISNVCNFTKPTATKPSLLTFNEVTTLFHEFGHALHGMLANTTYPSLSGTNVFWDFVELPSQVMENWCYEKEALELFAKHYQTGETIPMELVEKIKESASFLEGMATMRQLSFGLLDMAWHGQDPTAIKSLKEFESTQFASTQQYPDVAENAMSTSFSHIFQGGYSSGYYSYKWAEVLDADAFAYFKANGIFNKEIATKFMNNVLSQGGTNHPMTLYKKFRGQEPTPDALLKRAGLL; from the coding sequence ATGTCGACATTAAATAATCCATTTAACACAGTACACGGCACTGCACCATTTACTCAAATTAAAACGGAAGACTATATACCTGCTTTTCAAAAAGCAATACAAGATACAAAGAACGAAATAGACGCTATTACTTCTAATAGCGCTACTCCTACCTTTGAGAATACACTAGAAGCGCTAGCTTACTCAGGGATGGAATTAGATGTATTATCTAACATCTTCTTTAACCTCAACTCTGCAGAAACAAATGATGAAATGCAAAAAATAGCACAGGAAGTAGCTCCTATGTTATCAGCACTAAGCAATGATATCTCACTTAATGAAAAGTTGTTTAAACGCGTAAAAGCAGTTCACGAACAAAAAGACAGCTTGAGCTTAAATACTGAACAAGAAACTCTGTTGACAAAGAACTATAAAAGTTTTGTACGCAATGGTGCGTTGTTATCAGAGGACAAGAAAGAACGTTTAAGAGCTATAGACTCGGAATTATCGACTACTGCTCTTAAGTTTGGAGAGAACGTATTAGCAGAAACACATAAATACCAACTACACATCACTGCTGAACAGGACTTGGCAGGATTACCAGAAGGTGCTATAGAAGAAGCGAAAGCACTAGCTGATCAAGAAGGAAAAGAAGGTTGGGTATTCACATTAGACTATCCAAGTTATATTCCATTTATGACGTATGCTGATAATCGTGAATTGCGCAAGGAAATGGCGATTGCTTCAGGTAAAAAAGCCTTTCAAGACAATGAACACAACAACGAGGGAAATGTATTAAACATCGTTAACCTACGTCACGAAAGAGCTAATCTATTAGGTTATGCTACACACGCACACTTCGTATTAGAAGAGCGTATGGCACAAAGTCCTGATAAGGTAAATGCGTTCTTAAATGAGTTATTAGCAAAAGCGAAGCCTGCTGCTGATAAAGAGTTTGTGGAATTAACTGCATTTGCAAAGAAGTTAGACAACATAGACCGCTTAGAGAAATGGGATGGTTCTTACTACTCAGAGAAGTTAAAACAAGAGCGCTTTAGCTTAGACGATGAGTTATTAAAACCTTACTTCCAATTAGAAAATGTACTAGATGGTGCTTATCAAGTAGCAAATAAGTTATATGGATTAGTATTCACAGAAGTACACAATATAGAGAAATACCATGCTGACGTACGTACTTTTGAAGTTATGAATGAGCAAGGAGAGTTTATCTCTATCTTCTATACTGACTTCTTCCCACGCAAAGGAAAGAGAAATGGAGCTTGGATGACTTCATTCAAGAATCAATATATTAAAGATGGAATTAATGAAAGACCACATATCTCTAATGTGTGTAACTTCACTAAACCAACGGCTACTAAGCCTTCGTTACTTACGTTTAATGAGGTGACGACTTTATTCCACGAGTTCGGACATGCATTACATGGAATGTTAGCTAACACTACTTACCCATCACTATCAGGTACTAATGTATTCTGGGACTTCGTAGAATTACCAAGTCAAGTAATGGAAAACTGGTGTTATGAGAAAGAGGCTTTAGAGCTATTCGCTAAACACTACCAAACAGGAGAGACTATCCCTATGGAATTAGTTGAAAAAATTAAAGAGAGCGCAAGCTTCTTAGAGGGAATGGCTACAATGCGTCAATTGAGTTTCGGATTATTAGATATGGCTTGGCACGGACAAGATCCTACAGCTATCAAAAGCTTAAAAGAGTTCGAATCAACACAGTTTGCTTCAACTCAACAATATCCTGATGTAGCAGAAAACGCAATGAGTACTTCATTCTCTCATATCTTCCAAGGTGGATATTCATCTGGATATTATAGCTATAAATGGGCAGAGGTATTAGATGCTGACGCATTCGCTTACTTTAAAGCTAATGGTATCTTTAATAAAGAGATCGCTACTAAGTTTATGAACAATGTATTGTCTCAAGGAGGTACAAATCACCCAATGACATTATACAAAAAGTTCAGAGGACAAGAACCTACACCTGACGCTTTACTGAAAAGAGCAGGGTTACTATAG
- a CDS encoding DinB family protein, with translation MTNQQVLDDLRLLTEKHIEQLQRIKELPIAQLEYTPTLEQWNILQCAAHLNHYFDFYLPQFTVATKLHISTSNQEFNPGIVGNYFANVLQYKENQKKIKSPKHTNPINNNNLSIVVLSEMENNLITLKEIISIIPIEVLNKKGITTMFSTWFKLKIADGLRIVVYHNDRHFHQINKLL, from the coding sequence ATGACAAACCAACAAGTATTAGATGATTTACGTTTACTTACGGAGAAACATATAGAGCAATTACAACGAATAAAAGAACTTCCTATAGCACAATTAGAATATACTCCTACTTTAGAGCAATGGAATATTCTACAATGTGCAGCACATCTCAACCATTACTTCGATTTCTACTTGCCTCAGTTTACTGTTGCAACTAAGCTACATATAAGCACTTCTAATCAAGAGTTCAACCCTGGTATTGTTGGTAATTACTTTGCTAATGTACTACAGTATAAAGAAAACCAAAAGAAGATTAAAAGCCCAAAACATACTAATCCTATTAATAACAACAACTTATCCATCGTTGTTCTCTCTGAGATGGAGAACAATCTAATTACCCTAAAAGAGATTATAAGTATAATACCAATAGAAGTATTAAATAAAAAGGGAATTACTACAATGTTTTCTACTTGGTTTAAACTAAAAATAGCTGATGGTCTACGCATAGTGGTTTATCACAATGATAGACATTTTCATCAAATAAACAAGTTACTATAA
- a CDS encoding Crp/Fnr family transcriptional regulator encodes MSIPPLMTDKAKSITLKKGDYLFQAGDVNKLLYYVVSGCLQLYILDQSEERIIRFGYKGSYICALDSLITHQSTVYYLQAIRQTEVMVPSLEETTALLNDMEGLKKLVIQFQEREIDLLTDSPIDRYRRVLHRSPTLFQEVPQKYIARYLRMTPETFSRLKKLDLNQDLQ; translated from the coding sequence ATGAGCATACCTCCTTTAATGACTGACAAGGCAAAGAGCATCACACTTAAAAAGGGAGATTACCTCTTTCAAGCAGGTGATGTAAATAAGTTATTATACTATGTCGTAAGTGGATGTCTACAACTCTATATCTTAGATCAAAGTGAGGAACGCATTATCCGTTTTGGATATAAAGGAAGTTATATCTGTGCTTTAGATAGTTTGATAACTCACCAATCTACCGTGTATTACCTCCAAGCCATTAGACAGACCGAAGTTATGGTTCCTTCACTTGAAGAAACAACAGCATTACTAAATGATATGGAAGGACTAAAGAAGCTTGTAATACAGTTTCAAGAAAGAGAAATAGACTTGTTGACAGATTCACCAATTGATAGATACAGAAGGGTTCTACATCGTTCTCCTACATTATTTCAAGAAGTACCACAGAAATACATCGCTCGCTACTTACGAATGACACCTGAGACGTTCTCCCGATTGAAAAAGCTTGATTTGAATCAAGATTTGCAATAA
- a CDS encoding acyl-CoA dehydrogenase family protein — translation MLEIVSEDLDILRNEVKEAKKVGTLTEKQLKVIFSNKLFNMFVPKEFGGLGLHLIEALQVEEQLARIDGSLGWTVTMGAGANMFVGYLESFMAKMIFQDSKVCFGGSGQIDGIATVSKDGYVVNGIWDYIVGLPHCTVLTLNCHIEDKGKLLYKADGSPYFKTFFFFPKEVTIVEDWRSIGLKATASHSVKVNNFRVSTNRAFEIDSTNPVINDQTYQFPFEQFSLLTLTANHMGMQEHFMDELRKYFTGELYNKYFEFKDEIFHQYEEKFLERRVAFYALAKSASDEVLLNGFLSEKMLREIEEMCKGLVYKGRNSVLKVVPYLGMAAMDYTTEMNQIVCDILTASQFNLLLPDSLD, via the coding sequence ATGTTAGAGATTGTATCAGAGGATTTAGATATCCTAAGAAATGAAGTTAAGGAAGCAAAGAAAGTCGGTACACTTACAGAGAAACAATTGAAAGTAATTTTTAGTAATAAGTTGTTTAATATGTTTGTGCCTAAAGAATTTGGAGGATTAGGACTTCATTTAATAGAAGCTTTACAGGTAGAAGAGCAGCTGGCTAGGATAGACGGAAGTCTTGGATGGACGGTAACGATGGGAGCGGGTGCTAATATGTTCGTAGGCTACCTAGAGAGCTTTATGGCTAAGATGATTTTTCAAGACAGTAAAGTGTGTTTTGGGGGTAGTGGTCAAATAGATGGTATAGCTACTGTATCTAAAGATGGCTATGTTGTTAATGGAATATGGGATTATATCGTTGGATTACCACATTGTACTGTACTAACACTTAATTGTCATATAGAAGATAAAGGCAAATTACTATATAAAGCAGACGGATCACCTTATTTTAAGACTTTCTTTTTCTTTCCTAAGGAGGTGACTATTGTTGAGGACTGGAGGTCTATAGGACTTAAAGCTACGGCAAGTCATAGTGTGAAAGTGAACAATTTTAGAGTTAGTACTAATCGTGCTTTTGAAATAGATAGTACTAATCCCGTTATCAATGATCAGACGTATCAATTTCCGTTCGAACAGTTTTCTCTACTTACTTTAACAGCGAATCATATGGGAATGCAAGAGCACTTTATGGATGAACTTAGGAAGTACTTCACAGGTGAGTTATATAATAAATATTTTGAGTTTAAAGATGAGATATTTCATCAGTATGAAGAGAAGTTTTTAGAGCGTAGAGTTGCTTTTTATGCTTTAGCTAAAAGTGCAAGTGATGAAGTACTACTTAACGGTTTTCTTTCTGAAAAGATGCTTAGGGAAATAGAAGAGATGTGTAAGGGCTTAGTGTATAAAGGTCGTAACTCTGTACTTAAAGTTGTTCCTTATTTAGGTATGGCGGCTATGGACTATACAACAGAGATGAACCAAATAGTATGTGATATTCTTACTGCAAGTCAGTTTAATCTGTTATTACCAGATTCTCTAGATTAA
- the hpt gene encoding hypoxanthine phosphoribosyltransferase → MEIQVLDKVFVPFISAERIDARLSEIAQQIEADMNGDVPVFIGVLNGSFMVVSDLVKHYKGACEMSFIKMASYIGTQSTNQVNQLLGLDIDVTDRRIVILEDIVDTGNTLVALKKLFDQHRPKETRIFTLCLKPEAYKKDIPLDYVAFEIENRFIVGYGMDYDKHGRNLPEIYQIKE, encoded by the coding sequence ATGGAAATACAAGTATTAGATAAAGTATTCGTTCCTTTTATATCAGCGGAACGAATCGATGCTAGATTGAGTGAAATAGCACAACAGATAGAAGCAGATATGAATGGGGATGTTCCTGTATTTATAGGGGTTTTAAATGGTTCGTTTATGGTTGTTTCTGATTTAGTAAAGCACTATAAAGGAGCATGTGAGATGAGTTTTATCAAGATGGCTTCTTATATTGGAACACAATCTACTAATCAAGTGAATCAGTTATTAGGCCTAGACATCGATGTTACCGATAGACGCATTGTGATATTAGAAGATATTGTTGACACGGGTAATACTTTAGTCGCTCTAAAGAAGTTATTTGATCAGCACCGTCCAAAAGAAACACGTATTTTTACATTATGTCTTAAGCCTGAAGCGTATAAAAAGGATATCCCTTTAGATTACGTAGCGTTTGAGATAGAGAATAGGTTTATTGTAGGATATGGAATGGATTACGATAAACACGGTAGAAATCTACCAGAGATATACCAAATTAAAGAATAA
- the purE gene encoding 5-(carboxyamino)imidazole ribonucleotide mutase, whose product MKIAVVMGSTSDMPVMQDAINIIKEFGVEVDVDIVSAHRTPEKLFDFSANAHLRGYNVIIAGAGGAAHLPGMVASMSPLPVIGVPVKSSNSIDGWDSVLSILQMPGGVPVATVALNGAKNAGLLALQILGSQNQDILNKMIEYKNGLKEAVLKAAESIK is encoded by the coding sequence ATGAAAATAGCAGTAGTAATGGGCAGTACATCTGATATGCCTGTAATGCAAGATGCAATCAATATTATTAAAGAATTCGGTGTGGAAGTAGATGTAGATATCGTATCTGCTCACAGAACACCTGAGAAGTTATTTGACTTTTCGGCTAATGCACATTTACGCGGTTATAACGTAATTATCGCTGGAGCTGGTGGTGCAGCGCACTTGCCAGGTATGGTAGCTTCGATGTCTCCACTTCCTGTAATCGGTGTACCTGTTAAGTCTAGCAACTCTATCGATGGGTGGGATAGTGTACTGTCTATCTTACAGATGCCTGGTGGTGTACCTGTAGCTACAGTAGCGCTTAATGGAGCTAAGAACGCAGGACTACTAGCATTACAGATCTTAGGTAGTCAAAACCAAGATATTCTAAACAAGATGATTGAATATAAAAACGGATTAAAAGAAGCTGTTCTTAAAGCAGCAGAAAGTATAAAATAA
- a CDS encoding adenylate kinase, translated as MIAIVLFGKPGAGKGTQAEFLKEKYNLTHISTGDVFRYNLKNGTDLGKQAQVYMSEAKLVPDEITINMLANEVEKNMDKDGFLFDGFPRTIKQAEALEALLREKKIRLAGTVALEANDDILVARILERGKTSGRADDQDEAKIRYRYTEYNENTAPLIKYYQDKNVFHAVDGIGSIEEITGRLSKVIDTLI; from the coding sequence ATGATTGCAATAGTTTTATTTGGAAAACCAGGGGCTGGGAAAGGAACACAAGCTGAGTTTTTAAAAGAAAAATATAATTTAACACATATCTCTACAGGAGATGTTTTTCGTTATAATTTAAAGAATGGTACGGATTTAGGTAAACAAGCTCAGGTATATATGTCAGAGGCTAAGTTGGTTCCAGATGAAATAACGATCAATATGCTAGCTAATGAAGTGGAGAAGAACATGGATAAAGATGGTTTCTTATTTGATGGTTTTCCACGTACAATAAAACAAGCAGAGGCACTAGAGGCATTGCTAAGAGAAAAAAAAATTAGATTAGCTGGTACAGTGGCATTAGAGGCTAATGATGATATTTTGGTAGCACGTATCTTAGAAAGAGGTAAGACGAGCGGTAGAGCAGATGATCAAGATGAAGCTAAGATAAGATATCGTTATACAGAGTATAATGAAAATACAGCGCCATTAATAAAGTATTATCAAGATAAGAATGTATTTCATGCTGTAGATGGTATTGGCAGTATTGAAGAGATTACAGGACGATTAAGTAAAGTTATAGATACTTTAATATAA
- the obgE gene encoding GTPase ObgE has protein sequence MTEGNFVDYVKIYVASGKGGKGSMHLHREKFIEKGGPDGGDGGRGGHVYIVGNEGLWTLFHLKFARHIKAGHGGDGGSSRSTGSDGDDKIIEVPLGTVVKDKETGEVLFEITEHGEKRIVVAGGKGGLGNWHFRSSTNQTPRYSQPGMPINEMDIVLELKVLADVGLVGFPNAGKSTLLSVLTSAKPKIADYPFTTLKPNLGIVSYRDFKSFVIADIPGIIEGAAEGKGLGHYFLRHIERNSTLLFMVPADAEDIAKEYAILVDELRRYNPEMLDKDRLLVITKCDMLDDELQGELKEQLDAELNEVPYMFISSVAQQGLTELKDKLWEMLNR, from the coding sequence ATGACTGAAGGGAATTTTGTCGATTACGTAAAGATATATGTGGCTTCTGGTAAGGGAGGTAAGGGTTCTATGCACTTACACAGAGAAAAGTTTATAGAAAAAGGAGGACCTGACGGTGGTGATGGTGGTCGTGGAGGTCACGTTTATATTGTAGGAAACGAAGGTCTATGGACGTTATTTCATCTTAAATTTGCTCGTCACATTAAGGCGGGACATGGTGGAGATGGAGGAAGTTCTCGTAGTACGGGGTCTGACGGTGATGATAAAATTATCGAAGTGCCGTTAGGAACTGTAGTAAAGGACAAAGAAACAGGAGAAGTATTATTCGAAATAACTGAACACGGTGAGAAGAGAATCGTGGTAGCAGGTGGTAAAGGAGGGTTGGGTAACTGGCACTTTAGATCATCTACTAACCAGACTCCTCGTTATTCGCAGCCAGGGATGCCTATTAATGAAATGGACATCGTATTAGAATTAAAAGTGTTAGCTGATGTAGGATTAGTTGGATTTCCTAATGCAGGTAAATCTACTTTGTTATCAGTACTTACTTCTGCTAAACCTAAGATAGCTGATTACCCTTTCACCACGTTGAAACCGAATTTAGGTATTGTATCTTATAGAGATTTTAAATCTTTTGTGATAGCTGACATCCCTGGTATTATCGAGGGAGCTGCAGAAGGGAAAGGTTTAGGACACTACTTCTTAAGACACATTGAAAGAAACTCAACATTGCTATTTATGGTGCCTGCTGATGCAGAAGATATCGCCAAGGAATATGCGATTTTAGTAGATGAGCTTAGAAGATATAATCCAGAGATGCTGGATAAAGATCGTCTTTTAGTAATTACGAAATGTGATATGCTAGACGACGAGTTACAAGGAGAGTTAAAAGAGCAGTTAGATGCTGAATTAAACGAAGTACCATATATGTTTATTTCTTCTGTAGCTCAACAAGGGCTGACAGAGCTAAAGGATAAATTATGGGAAATGTTGAATAGATAA